GCCGGAGCGGGCACACCGCACGCTCACGATCGACCGCACGCCGAGGACGCGAAGGACCATCAGGAGAAAGGCAAGGACAAGGGCGAGGAGAAAGGTGGTGGAGCCAAGGGCCCCGGCAGCCGCTAGCGGCCGGCTCTGTCGCCTGTCAGCGACAGCACTCTTGGCGCGGGCGGGAGGAGTGATCGAGGGTCGTCTGCATCGCCCTGAAATTGCCGGGCGTTTGGTTGCCTCCGAGCCGGGTACGCGTCGGGAATACGGCCCGCTCGGGCCGCACCCATTCCGGCCGAAAGGAGCGCGTCATGGCCGGCCAGGAAGACCAGCACGGTTGGTCTGAGGACATCGGCACCGAGGGCGCGGCCGCCGCCGAGGGCGCCAGGAAAGCCCGCGAAAAGCCGGACCACGAGCCCGACCCCCACCGCGACTACTCACCCGGCGGTACCCTCTCGGACACGGACATGGAGCCTGGCTCGCCGTTCGGCGCCGGCGACAGCACCACCCGTCGGGGCGAGGAAATCGGCCCGGATCCCGGTGAGGCCGCGGAGGGCTACAAAGGCGCTTCGCAACGGCCGTACGGTAGTTCGCACGACTCGTAGGTCGCCGGCTCGACGTCGGCGGCGAGATCACCGGTCAGCTGGTGGGCTCTGACCCAGCCGGCCATCTCGTGCCGTAAAACGGTGACGTATCGACGGTGGCGGGCCGGCAGGCCCGCAGCTCATGGTTCGCGGCCGGGTCGGATTCGCCGGCTGGGGACATCAGCTAGGGTGCGGGCGAGGTAGTGCCCGCCCGCAAGCCGCAGCTCGATGTGGTCGCCGGTGGCGTCGCGGGCCTCGATGACTGCGCGGATCGCGGCTGAGGAGAAGAACGCGACCTCGGTCAGATCGAGTACCAGCACTGTCGGGGCATCGCGGAGCGCTTCGCGGATCGCGACCTGCAGCTGGGGCGTAGTGAGCACGTCGAATTCGCCGGAGCGGTGAGCGCCACCACGTCACTGTCGCGGCGCAGGTTGACGCCCGAGGTTTTCCCGGCGCGGCCCTGGGAGGCGGCGGCGTCCTTCGGGTCGTGGGTGTGGGCGACTGCTGCCCTCGACCTTGTTCTTCCACTGGCCGCCCTCGGGGTAGGTCTCGATGTCGCCCTTCAAGGCTTAGTGCTCCTCCCAAGCTTGACAAGAGTGGCACATCGTCGGCACATAAAGAGCACATGTCTGTGCCCTCAAAGCCCTGTTACCTGTTCGCCTGTTTGCACGACAATCCGATCGCCAACGCTGATGAGAACGATCTCGACGAGTGACCGCCAACGCCGAAGCCGTGGCACAGAAATACGCGTGGTGCCGACGCTGCAGCGAGCGGAAGCCCGTACGAGAGTTCGCCAAGCGCCGGCTGGCGCGAGCCCGCTCGACGTTGCTGCCGGGCAGGCGGTGCAACGGGCCGGCCGCTGGCACGCCTCTAACGGCTGCGGTGTCAGCAGCGGTTTTCGCGCCCGGCGTTGTCGACGGGGGCGAGGCGGTCGACGAGTGGCCCGCCGGCTTGCAGCAGCTTCTGCAGGCTTTCCAGTGGCTCAGGGACGAGGCTGTACCAGCTCCAGGTGCCTCGGCGTTCGCGGGTGAGGATGCCGGCGGAGACGAGGACGCGCAGGTGGTGGCTCAGCGTCGGCTGGGGCATGTCGAACTCTTCGGCGAGGTCGCAGAAACAGGCTTCGCCGCCGGGTGAGTGGCGGATGAGGGACACGAGTCGGATGCGCAGGGGGTCGGCGAGGGCTTTGAAGAGCTTGGCCGCGTCGGTGGCGTCGGTGTCGGTGACGACGGCGGCGGGTTCGGCGAGCAGGAGGGTGACCCGGACCGGGGTCCTGTGCTGGTGCTCGACCGTCATGCGCCCTCCCGTCGTGTCGTGTGTGTCTCCCCTCTGACCATACCTCGTGGATTGACAAAGTTCGATCCAATCGCGTTCACTTGGATCGAGATAAGTCAATCCAAGGAGAGCGTCATGGTGCAGCCTTCGCGGGGCCTGCCCGTGCACGAGGCGGACGCCCAGCTCGAGCGCATCGTGGACGAGCTGGCCGACCGGTTGCGCGGGACGTTCGCGCGGGAGCGGTTGCAGGATCGCGGGCGACGAGCTCGAGGCCCGCGTGCGCGGACTGCTCGGCGAGCTGTCTTCATGACATTCCCTGATCCTGAAAGGAAATCCACGGTGACCCGAGTGCCCGAAGTGTTGTTCGTGTGTGTGCACAACGCCGGTCGTTCACAGATGGCGGCGGCGTTGTTGCAGCACCACGCCCTGGGCCGGGTCGCGGTCCGCTCGGCGGGCTCGGAGCCGGCGGACAAAGTCAACCCGGCGGCCGCGCAAGCCCTGGCGGAGTGGGGGTTGGACATCGCCACCGAGGTGCCGACCAAGCTGTCCACCGACGACGTCGAGTCGTCGGACGTGGTGATCACCATGGGCTGCGGAGACACGTGCCCGGTGTTCCCGGGCAAGCGCTACGAGGACTGGCCCCTGGACGACCCGGCCGGCCAAGGCGTGGACGCGGTGCGCCCGATCCGGGACGAGATCGACCGGCGGATCCGTGGCCTGCTCGCCGAGCTGCTCGATGCGTGACCCCCGCGCTGCCCCGACGCCCCCGAACGCTGCCAGGAGGACCGGCTCGTGACCCAGACCGCCGACAAGACCGCGACTCCGGCCGACGCCGACGTTCTGCGCAAACTGTCCTTCCTGGACCGGTTCCTGCCGGTGTGGATCATCGCCGCGATGGCGCTCGGGCTGCTCCTGGGCAGCGTGGTGCCCGGGCTGCAGGGCGTGTTGGACGCGGTGAAGATCGGGCAGGTGTCGCTGCCGATCGCGCTCGGACTGCTGCTGATGATGTACCCGGTTCTGGCCAAGGTCCGCTACGACAAGCTCGACACCGTCACCCGCGACAAGCGCACGATGGTGCTCTCGCTGCTGATGAACTGGATTCTCGGGCCGGCGCTGATGTTCGCACTGGCGTGGCTGCTGCTGCCGGACCTGCCCGAGTACCGCACCGGGCTGATCATCGTCGGGCTCGCCCGCTGTATCGCCATGGTGATCATCTGGAACGACCTCGCCTGCGGCGACCGCGAAGCCGCCGCGGTACTGGTCGCGTTGAACTCGGTGTTCCAGGTGATCATGTTCGGGGTGCTGGGCTGGTTCTATCTCGACGTGCTGCCCGGCTGGCTGGGCCTGCAAAGCCAGAGCATCAGCTTCTCCCCGTGGGAGATCGCGCTGTCGGTGGTGATCTTCCTCGGCATCCCGCTCGTGGCGGGCTACCTCTCGCGCCGGATCGGGGAACGCACCAAGGGTCGCGCCTGGTACGAGAGCAAGTACCTGCCCAAGGTCGGGCCGGTCGCGCTGTACGGGCTGCTGTTCACCATCGTCATGCTGTTCGCGTTGCAGGGTGACAACATCACCTCTCGGCCGCTGGACGTCGCGCGGATCGCGCTGCCGTTGCTGGTCTACTTCGCGATCATGTGGAGCGGCGGCTATCTGCTGGGCAAGGCCTCCGGGCTGTCCTACTCGCGCACGACGACGCTGGCGTTCACCGCGGCGGGCAACAACTTCGAACTCGCCATCGCCGTGGCGATCGGAGTGTTCGGCGTGACGTCCGGGCAGGCGCTGGCCGGGGTGGTCGGGCCGCTGATCGAGGTGCCTGTCCTCGTTGGGCTGGTCTACGTGAGCCTGTGGCTGCGCAAGCGCTGGGCCGACAAGGCCGTCGACGCGCCGAACTGAGCAGCGCAGATGTCGTGGTGATCGGCGGCGGGCAAACTGGGCTCGCCGCCGGTTACCACCTCCGCCGAGCTGAGTTTCCTCGTCCTCCACGCCCGGCCCACTCCGGGTGGCGCGTGGTCGCATGCGTGGGAGGCGCTGCGGCTGTCCGCTCCGGCCCGGTTCAGTTCCCTGCCGGGCTGGCCCATGCCGTCCCAGCCCGGGCCCGAGTACCCGGATGCCGCGCACGTCGTGGACTACTTGGCGGCCTACGAAAAGCGCTACGCGATCCCAGTGCGCCGCTCCACCACCGCCACCGCGCTATCCACAGTGGACGGAGAATTTCGGGTTGCCACCGATACGTCGAAGATCTCGACCTCTCCTACACCCCGCCCCTGGGGAGCCCCTACGACGCGGTGCAGGTCGCAACGCATGCGTGGACCCAGCAGCACGGCGACTGACCTGCGTTTGCGAAGATCACCTCGTGCCCGACTCGACGCCTCCGCCCGGCGCCTGCTGCGCGCCGTTGGCGGAGGCGCCGTTGTCGGCTGAGGATGCCGCGGATCTGGCGACGGGGTTCAAGGCTTTGGGCGACCCGGTCCGGCTGCGGCTGCTCTCGCTGATCTGCACCAGCGACGACGGCGCGCGCGTGAGCGATCTGGCCGCAGCATTCCAAGTCTCCGGGCCGACGATCTCGCACCACCTGAAACTGCTGCGCGAAGCCGGCCTGGTCGACGACGCCGAGCGCCGCGGCACGTCGATCCATTACCGGCCCCGGAGTGAGGCGCTGAACGTGTTAGCCGATCGGCTGGCAGCACCGCCGACGCACGGGTGACATCGTGGTGGCCAGCCTGGTGACGACGTAGGCGGCGTCTCCCTCGACGCCGCGCAGGGTGGCGGAGGCGAAGCGGCGTTGCCATTCCAGCCCGGCGTAGCCCAGGCCCGGCACGGTCGTGGACAGGCCCCGCGACTGCCTGGGCTGCCCGTCTTTGAGCGCGCCAGTACCGTCCAGATAGGACACGTTCGGGCGGAATCCGGTCGCGAAGATGATGGTGTCGGCCTCGTCGGTACGCCCGTCCGTCCAGTGCCCGGTGTTGCCCTCGACGTGGGTGAACATACGCCGTTGATCAGGACGGCCCGCGACGATCGCAGCCCGGCACACCCCGGCGTCGACAACGGGGGATGCCGGTTTCGTCCGCAGCAGGTGCCCGATCGGCAGGTGATCGGACCCGACTGCGGCCGACCAGAAATGTGCGGCCGACCAGAAATGCACGTCGCGCCCGAGGGGGCGTTGCGGCGCGAAGCGGACGAGCGCGCGCGTGGCGACGGTGACGGTGGCGTGGGCGGCGAGCTCGGCCGCGATCTGCACCGCGGAGTTGCCGGCGCCGACCACGATCACGCGCTGTCCCGCGAACGGTTCCGGAGTGCGGTACTCGGCCGAGTGCAGGACGGTGCCGGTGAAGCGGCCGAGCCCGGGCAGAGCGGGCCGGTGCGGCCGGCTGAACCCGCCGGTGGCGGCGATCACCGCCGGTGCGGCAAACGTGGCGCCGTTGCCGGCCCGCACCGTGAAGCCGTCGCCATCGCGGGCAACGGTGGTGACCCGGTGGCGGGTCCGGATGTCGGCGTCGAGGCGCGCGGCGTAGCGGCGCAAGTAGTCCACGACCTCGTCGCAGTGCGGGTAGTGGTCGGGGTCGCCGGGGAAGGGGAGACCGGGCAGGCTGCTGTGGCGGGCCGGGGCAAGCAGGGTGAGGATGTCGTATCAGCGCGGCCACGACCCGACCGGTTCGGCCCCGGCGTCCAGCAACACGGGGCGCAGGCCGTGGGTGAGCAGGGCGTGGGCGGCGGCGAGGCCGGCTTGGCCGCCGCCGATGACGATCGCGTGCGCGTCGGTCACGAGGCTCTCCGGATGGGGTTGGCCGCGAAGGCCAGCACGGCTGCGGCGACGTTGACCGCGGCGAGGACGAGGAACGCGGGGGTGTAGCCGCCGAAGAGGGAGGCGAGGCCGGCGCCGGCGAACGGAGCAAGCGCCATGGTGATGGTCATCGGTGCCGAGAGCAGCCCGTTGAGCCGGCCGTAGTGCGCGGCGCCCCAGCGGTCGGTGATCGCGGTGGCCTGCAACAGGGTGAACACCCCGCGCGCCATCCCGGCGATGACCGCCGCCGCGATCAGGGCCGCGGTCGAGGTGAGCACGCTCAGCAGGGCGGTGGTGAGCGAGGTGGCGAGCAGGATCAATGCCGTGCGGGTCCGCACGCTGGTGCGCCGGGTCAGGGTGGCGTAGCCGAGCCGGCCCAGGACCTGCCCGGCGCCGCCGAGGCCGAGCGCGACCGCGGCCGTGCCCGCGCCGACACCGCGTTCGGTCAGCAGCGGCACCAGGTTGACCACAACCGCGAACACGGAGAACGTCGCCAGGCTCAGCGCCACCACCAGCGTGCGGAACGCCCCGCTGCGCGCGACTGTCGACGGATCCATGTGCTCGTGTGCGTCGGCGTAGTGCTCCACCTGCGGCCAGGGCCCGCGCAACCCCCAGAGGTGCCCGGGAACCGTGATCACCGCCAGGATCACCAATAGCACGAGGTACGTGTGGCGCCAGCCCAGGTGCGCCGCCAGCAGCGCCGTCAGCGGGGCGAACACGGTGCTGGCCAGCCCCGCGGCGAGAGTCAGAACAGTCAACGCCGACACCCGCCGCGGCCCGTACCAACGAGTCAAGGCGGCGAATGCGGGCGGGTAGAGCACCGCGCTCATCGCCAGGCCCGCCAGCGCCCACGCGGCGATGAACCACCCCAGGTTCTGCGCGGTCGCGATCAGCACCACCGCCGGCACCGCCAGCAGCGATCCCGCGGTCATCACCGTCCGCGGACCCCGCCGATCCAGCCACCGCCCGACCGCGATCCCGGCTAGGGCCGACACCAGCTGCGCCCCCGAGAGCGCGGCGATCACCGCCGGGGCGGGCCACCCCGTGTCCCGGCTGATGTCCGGTGCCAGCACCGGGAACGCGTAGTACAGGATGCCCCAGCTGGTGATCTCCGTGACGCACAGGACTGCCAGGACCCGGCGCAGCCCGGACGCCGGAAGCGTCGCAGGCTGCGCCGACGTCGTGTCCGCCACGCTGATCAGTTCTCGGCGTGAGGAGGCGCTGACAGCGTGAGGACCTCCGGCTCGGCCGGCGCGCAACACCCACCCCCCGCAGTCCCGGGCCCGGCCTCGTCGAACAGCCCGGCACCACCGCAGACCCCGGTCTCGGCCAGGATCAGCTCCACCCGCTCGGCCGCCGCGTGGTCGCCGGCCAGCTCGGCGGCGATGCTGCGGACCTGCTCGTAGCCGGTCTGCGCGAGGAACGTCGGCGCCCGCCCGTAGCTCTTCATCCCGGCCAGGTAGAAGTCCTGCTCGGGGTGCCGTAGCTCCTTCGCCCCGTGCGGGTAGACCGTGCCGCACGAGTGCACGTTCGGATCGACCAGCGCCGCCAGCCGCACCGGCGCCTGCAACGTCGGGTCCAGCTCCAGCCGGATCTCTGAGAGCCACTCCAGCTGCGGACGGAACCCGGTCAAGGTCACCACCTCGTCTACCTCCTCCAGCCGTTGCCCGGCCGAGGACACCAGCGTCAACCTTCCGGCGGAGTCGCGCTCGACCGCCTCGGTGCGGAACCCGGTCACCACGGTGATCAGCCCGGCCTCCACCGCGGCCCTCGCGCGCAACCCCAACGCACCGCGCGCCGGGAGCTGGTCGGCCTCGCCGCCGCCGAAGGTGTTCCCGATCCCGCCGCGGCGCAAAACCCAGCTGACCCGCGTGCCCGCGTTCTCCTCGGCGAGCGCGGCCAGCGCCACCAGCGCGGTGAGCGCCGAATGCCCGCTGCCGGCCACCACGATGTGCGCGCCCGCGTACCGCACCCGCATCGCCGGGTCGGCCAGATCGGGCACACGGTAGGCAATCCGGTCTGCTGCCGCGTGCTCCCCGGTCGCAGGCAGCCCCTCACCGCCGAGCGGGTTCACGCCACCCCACGTGCCGGACGCGTCGATCACGGCCCGCGCCAGCACCCGCCACTCACCCCCGTCCGCGGCGCGCACGTGTACCGAGAACGGCTCCTCGGCCCGGCCGCTGTCCACCACCCGGTCCCGCCCACGCCGCGCGACGCCGACGACCTCCGAGCGGAACTGGACCCGGTCACCGAGGACGTCCGCCAGTGGCTGCAGGTACGACTCGGCCCACTCCCGGCCGGTCGGATACCCGCTCCCGTCTGGGCGAACCCAGCCCCTCGGCTCCAACAACCGCCCAGCTGCCGAGTCCACCAGCTCCGACCACGACGAGAACAACCGGACGTGGTTCCACTCCGCAACCGCCGCGCCGGCGCGCTCTCCGCGCTCCAGGACCAGCGGCTCCAGCCCCCGCTCCAGCAGCTGGGCTGCCGCCGCCAGCCCCACCGGGCCCCCACCGACGACCAAGACCGGGTACTCGCCCATCCCCAACACCCTCCATCGATCCTGCTCGATTAACTAGGTTTGGAGAGTATCGACCGAAATCGATGGATGCAACCATCGATTCGGATCGATATACTGGCGGCATGCCGATCGCGCTGCCTCAGGCCCAGGTCCTGCCCACCACGGACGCTGCCACTTATGCCGAGTGGTTCGCCTGCCTGGCCGAGCCCGTGCGCGTCCGGCTCCTGCACGCCGTCGCGACCACGCCGCGCGGCCTCACGATCGGTGCGCTGACCGAGATCCTCGGCACCAGCCAATCCACCACATCCCACCACGTGCGCAAACTCGCCGACGTCGGGTTCGTGCACCTGGAGAAGGTCGGCACCGCCACCG
The sequence above is a segment of the Amycolatopsis sp. 2-15 genome. Coding sequences within it:
- a CDS encoding flavin-containing monooxygenase is translated as MLTLLAPARHSSLPGLPFPGDPDHYPHCDEVVDYLRRYAARLDADIRTRHRVTTVARDGDGFTVRAGNGATFAAPAVIAATGGFSRPHRPALPGLGRFTGTVLHSAEYRTPEPFAGQRVIVVGAGNSAVQIAAELAAHATVTVATRALVRFAPQRPLGRDVHFWSAAHFWSAAVGSDHLPIGHLLRTKPASPVVDAGVCRAAIVAGRPDQRRMFTHVEGNTGHWTDGRTDEADTIIFATGFRPNVSYLDGTGALKDGQPRQSRGLSTTVPGLGYAGLEWQRRFASATLRGVEGDAAYVVTRLATTMSPVRRRCCQPIG
- the arsB gene encoding ACR3 family arsenite efflux transporter, with the protein product MTQTADKTATPADADVLRKLSFLDRFLPVWIIAAMALGLLLGSVVPGLQGVLDAVKIGQVSLPIALGLLLMMYPVLAKVRYDKLDTVTRDKRTMVLSLLMNWILGPALMFALAWLLLPDLPEYRTGLIIVGLARCIAMVIIWNDLACGDREAAAVLVALNSVFQVIMFGVLGWFYLDVLPGWLGLQSQSISFSPWEIALSVVIFLGIPLVAGYLSRRIGERTKGRAWYESKYLPKVGPVALYGLLFTIVMLFALQGDNITSRPLDVARIALPLLVYFAIMWSGGYLLGKASGLSYSRTTTLAFTAAGNNFELAIAVAIGVFGVTSGQALAGVVGPLIEVPVLVGLVYVSLWLRKRWADKAVDAPN
- a CDS encoding FAD-dependent oxidoreductase; this encodes MGEYPVLVVGGGPVGLAAAAQLLERGLEPLVLERGERAGAAVAEWNHVRLFSSWSELVDSAAGRLLEPRGWVRPDGSGYPTGREWAESYLQPLADVLGDRVQFRSEVVGVARRGRDRVVDSGRAEEPFSVHVRAADGGEWRVLARAVIDASGTWGGVNPLGGEGLPATGEHAAADRIAYRVPDLADPAMRVRYAGAHIVVAGSGHSALTALVALAALAEENAGTRVSWVLRRGGIGNTFGGGEADQLPARGALGLRARAAVEAGLITVVTGFRTEAVERDSAGRLTLVSSAGQRLEEVDEVVTLTGFRPQLEWLSEIRLELDPTLQAPVRLAALVDPNVHSCGTVYPHGAKELRHPEQDFYLAGMKSYGRAPTFLAQTGYEQVRSIAAELAGDHAAAERVELILAETGVCGGAGLFDEAGPGTAGGGCCAPAEPEVLTLSAPPHAEN
- a CDS encoding STAS domain-containing protein; protein product: MLTTPQLQVAIREALRDAPTVLVLDLTEVAFFSSAAIRAVIEARDATGDHIELRLAGGHYLARTLADVPSRRIRPGREP
- a CDS encoding NAD(P)-binding protein gives rise to the protein MTDAHAIVIGGGQAGLAAAHALLTHGLRPVLLDAGAEPVGSWPR
- a CDS encoding arsenate reductase ArsC, with the protein product MTRVPEVLFVCVHNAGRSQMAAALLQHHALGRVAVRSAGSEPADKVNPAAAQALAEWGLDIATEVPTKLSTDDVESSDVVITMGCGDTCPVFPGKRYEDWPLDDPAGQGVDAVRPIRDEIDRRIRGLLAELLDA
- a CDS encoding MFS transporter — translated: MADTTSAQPATLPASGLRRVLAVLCVTEITSWGILYYAFPVLAPDISRDTGWPAPAVIAALSGAQLVSALAGIAVGRWLDRRGPRTVMTAGSLLAVPAVVLIATAQNLGWFIAAWALAGLAMSAVLYPPAFAALTRWYGPRRVSALTVLTLAAGLASTVFAPLTALLAAHLGWRHTYLVLLVILAVITVPGHLWGLRGPWPQVEHYADAHEHMDPSTVARSGAFRTLVVALSLATFSVFAVVVNLVPLLTERGVGAGTAAVALGLGGAGQVLGRLGYATLTRRTSVRTRTALILLATSLTTALLSVLTSTAALIAAAVIAGMARGVFTLLQATAITDRWGAAHYGRLNGLLSAPMTITMALAPFAGAGLASLFGGYTPAFLVLAAVNVAAAVLAFAANPIRRAS
- a CDS encoding ArsR/SmtB family transcription factor — protein: MPDSTPPPGACCAPLAEAPLSAEDAADLATGFKALGDPVRLRLLSLICTSDDGARVSDLAAAFQVSGPTISHHLKLLREAGLVDDAERRGTSIHYRPRSEALNVLADRLAAPPTHG
- a CDS encoding ArsR/SmtB family transcription factor, translated to MTVEHQHRTPVRVTLLLAEPAAVVTDTDATDAAKLFKALADPLRIRLVSLIRHSPGGEACFCDLAEEFDMPQPTLSHHLRVLVSAGILTRERRGTWSWYSLVPEPLESLQKLLQAGGPLVDRLAPVDNAGRENRC